One genomic segment of Bacteroides caccae includes these proteins:
- a CDS encoding lipopolysaccharide biosynthesis protein, whose protein sequence is MAQVDSNKVKNATKWSSITEIVAKLINPITSMVLARLLTPEAFGVVATISIVISFSEIFADAGFQKYLIQHEFKDEREHSQHTTVAFWSNLFVSCLIWLSIALFRNDLAEVVGCSGLGNVLMIACISIPLTGFSSIQSALFKRDFDFKTLFYVRMAALMVPLLITIPLAVIYKNYWALIIGTISSNIVNAVILTSKSKWKPTLYYSFQQLKEMLSFTIWTIAESILVWLTLYLDLFIVGKALDSYYLGLYRTSISIVNQVTNIVVGILVPVLFSALSRYQNDKQNFDNTYFKFQKSAALLIFPMSVGIYVYSDLITSIMLGGQWGEAAGFVGLWGLLNAPVLVFSQFAGEAYRAKGKPNIASLSQILHLIAVVPVVIVCIRYGFETLYIGRSLVRIEAVFVNIILLAVYIEISPLKMLKNLMSITIASLLMGLVGYYIRTLSDGVAWQFVSIFICIVLYFGFIYLVPSERENLLDLKSIIKK, encoded by the coding sequence GTGGCTCAAGTTGATTCAAATAAGGTAAAGAATGCGACTAAATGGTCGTCAATAACTGAGATTGTAGCTAAGCTAATCAATCCAATTACTTCCATGGTGTTAGCGCGACTGCTAACTCCAGAGGCTTTTGGCGTTGTAGCTACAATTAGTATTGTTATTTCCTTCTCGGAGATATTTGCCGATGCCGGATTTCAAAAATATCTTATTCAACATGAATTTAAAGATGAGAGAGAACATTCTCAGCATACAACTGTTGCATTTTGGTCTAATCTTTTTGTTTCATGTCTTATATGGTTATCAATCGCATTATTCCGTAATGACTTAGCAGAAGTCGTTGGTTGCTCAGGATTAGGTAATGTGTTGATGATAGCATGCATTTCCATACCTCTTACAGGGTTCTCTAGCATTCAGTCTGCATTATTCAAAAGGGACTTCGACTTTAAAACACTGTTCTATGTAAGAATGGCAGCTTTGATGGTACCGCTCTTGATTACCATTCCGCTAGCAGTTATTTACAAAAATTATTGGGCTCTTATTATTGGTACTATCAGTTCCAATATTGTAAATGCGGTAATCTTAACTTCGAAATCCAAATGGAAACCGACTTTATATTATAGCTTCCAACAGCTTAAGGAGATGCTGTCCTTTACAATATGGACTATTGCTGAATCAATATTGGTATGGCTAACCCTGTACTTAGATTTATTTATTGTAGGAAAGGCGCTTGATTCGTACTATTTAGGATTATACAGAACATCAATATCTATAGTAAACCAAGTTACAAACATTGTAGTAGGCATATTGGTACCAGTGCTTTTTTCCGCATTATCACGTTACCAGAATGATAAGCAAAATTTTGATAACACTTACTTCAAATTTCAAAAATCGGCAGCACTCCTAATTTTTCCCATGAGTGTTGGTATTTATGTGTATAGCGATTTAATTACAAGCATAATGTTAGGTGGCCAATGGGGTGAAGCCGCAGGTTTTGTTGGCCTTTGGGGCTTACTTAATGCACCTGTTTTGGTATTTTCTCAGTTCGCGGGTGAAGCATATAGAGCCAAAGGAAAACCCAATATAGCATCATTATCGCAGATACTTCACCTTATTGCAGTCGTACCTGTAGTAATAGTATGTATCAGATATGGCTTTGAAACATTATACATTGGCAGATCTCTTGTCAGAATTGAAGCAGTTTTTGTAAATATAATATTGTTGGCCGTTTATATAGAGATCTCCCCATTAAAGATGCTGAAGAATTTAATGTCTATAACAATAGCATCTCTTCTTATGGGACTTGTAGGTTATTACATTAGAACACTATCTGATGGAGTGGCTTGGCAGTTCGTTTCAATTTTCATCTGCATTGTATTATATTTTGGATTTATATATTTAGTGCCTTCAGAACGAGAAAATCTCTTGGACTTAAAATCAATCATAAAAAAGTAA
- a CDS encoding acyltransferase family protein, translated as MATEKKILQDVVLLRPLAILLIVIYHSFIIYMHEWDAPVAFQDIKAYWWIAKFAISFSLELFVFFSGYIYYLQCSSKGNNTLSLIKNKFRRLYIPAIVFSVAYMLLFYRDKSLSCLEIIQYLITGAGHLWYLPMLFGVFLFASLLLKLPDTLFKCMFIALACLAAIIQTIHLPLNLSFVLYYTPFFLLGYEINKYRHIVLRKCVNTQNIVITVIMYFLLFIICNYTKEYIDNNEVEMFQFVLPIVKVMVKVVHLIVAFLGIIVCYIVVNKYLIGGECQRVSKT; from the coding sequence ATGGCAACAGAAAAGAAAATTTTACAGGATGTGGTATTATTAAGACCGTTAGCAATCTTGCTGATAGTCATTTACCATTCCTTTATTATTTATATGCACGAATGGGATGCCCCAGTTGCCTTTCAAGACATAAAGGCTTATTGGTGGATTGCCAAATTTGCTATTAGCTTCTCTCTGGAGCTATTTGTATTCTTTTCCGGATACATATATTATTTACAATGCAGTTCTAAGGGCAACAATACACTAAGCCTAATTAAGAATAAGTTTCGGAGACTATATATTCCGGCGATAGTTTTTAGTGTTGCATATATGTTGTTATTTTACAGAGACAAGTCTTTATCCTGCTTGGAAATTATTCAGTATTTGATCACAGGTGCAGGACATCTATGGTATCTACCGATGTTGTTTGGTGTATTTCTTTTTGCTTCATTACTTCTAAAGCTTCCCGATACCTTATTCAAATGTATGTTTATTGCTTTAGCATGTCTTGCTGCAATAATACAAACTATACACTTACCGCTTAACTTATCTTTTGTTCTATATTATACCCCCTTCTTTTTATTGGGTTACGAAATTAACAAATATAGACATATTGTCCTTAGGAAATGTGTAAACACTCAAAACATTGTGATTACTGTTATCATGTATTTCCTGCTATTTATTATTTGTAATTACACTAAAGAATATATAGACAATAATGAAGTCGAGATGTTTCAATTTGTACTTCCTATTGTGAAGGTCATGGTGAAAGTTGTCCATCTAATAGTTGCTTTTCTTGGCATTATTGTATGCTATATTGTTGTTAATAAATATCTTATAGGGGGGGAGTGCCAGCGTGTTTCAAAAACTTAA
- a CDS encoding transposase domain-containing protein translates to MGKQNHLSCQNDEPCHYAAVMYTFFAACKVLGINPEKWLSDVLDKISLTPKEKLSELLPQNWIKSNSQAKV, encoded by the coding sequence CTGTCTTGTCAGAACGACGAGCCATGCCATTATGCTGCAGTGATGTACACATTCTTTGCAGCCTGCAAGGTACTTGGTATTAATCCGGAGAAATGGTTATCTGATGTCCTCGATAAGATATCTTTAACTCCAAAAGAAAAATTGAGTGAATTGCTTCCCCAGAACTGGATAAAAAGCAATTCTCAGGCGAAAGTTTAA